Proteins encoded within one genomic window of Vanrija pseudolonga chromosome 3, complete sequence:
- the KIN7L gene encoding Kinesin-like protein KIN-7L, protein MAPKLTPSSSTSSFERSNSSPSLARVGLEHRLPSTGLMAPATPEPRRASLKRAREAATTPARTGEIESNASGADSDDEVLSVVRSSRARAAKTPRVKDAVATPTPKRKIVNAIDVVPPRSTKKPSLQDRLNAAAAKTTTRTSTPVAARVSAVPPVPRLSTLATGSSVGTPSRSYDNERSDKVVVCVRIKPTSNPFATTAYDLSPTSLTLSDTHPNVIRRGGKAGREAEYTYMFDTLINYPTRTPELYDAKVAPMVQKAMNGFNSTVFAYGQTGSGKSHTMSGTRSELGIIPCAIDGIFDAITADCDRAFLLRVSYIEIYNETLRDLLNNKPGNLPENEKPTIHTNKGKVYVEPLVEAIVSTPQDVVDLLERGNINRKTGATDWVCQADFRGEEEADLSQNERSSRSHAVFTIVIESRPRDGDGHDEVRVSRLTLIVSAPHEDVPNMPQDLAGSEKAVSDVERRGEGKHINQSLLALREVVHKLTEKGKRGHVPYRNSKLTHLLENVLGGDSNICVICTMSADEAHCAETLETLKFAGRCSQVETKAQKNILLNSDLAVIRAKDIEIAELRRQLEQLAASHEPQRPTEEIAEVCLLSSYIQCSPNAHQLAESVASMEARKVKLTEQLAKLNGEILTSELPRTMTGLPTSPPRKKRPRISDFTSLTSAALGIGLGTPTKTPVVDRRAVSTMVRVVEDSETDAQSAIIENLDPAKRFEDDVTIASLRRTLATKETEIEKQTELLEAASADAAELPGVKSRLEELKSTLATVQEDHTTQLHDAQRELESTRAELARTVADKAAQIEALETSVLDLRKSREELVIEDQQHLDKEREKHAAELEKLREQHKGEITNIKTAIRTLRGQADEHASRVTTLEASNADLSKSLATVEKDRDSAMSDHAIARRDAEKAASDLDSFQKAAIGRESEVVAGLRKEVSAEREARDATEKSLVDEREARSSAEAQLKKEQESRKALVVDLDQLRASSAKTDADLKEAQSSHEKIKSDREEAQKQTEALEAALKKANDRFGATEKEKSAVEARLAEEVKAKEAALASAKEAASTSEAIRKELADKLSSVTTERDQHLATSKQLTDEAAKVQQQLDDAKRAHSDVTRDVEALRAGASVADSVRADLDNHRSLLAKEQEAKKVLADDHSKVTAQVDTVTKELDRMKSALQTEKTAHAETSAKLAEALQRIAELEKELGSAKAATSELSTKFESTQASALAADKAHSAATASSVEKHKAEVESVRKEVEAEKKARVDAEAQLKDLKSASTTAAGEVAKQLAEARAALDESKRANADLASALDSQKKAHETAAGSTAESHATLVKDLRAKFEQEKGLRSTAEAEVKTAAATHSKALEEVSTALAAEKALRATAEANAKKIAATSEGSASQLQATGAELSKIQAELETLASTLASEQARTTEAEATIVQLRAQIALLQKDLDLKQTELAAIQARSDRLAAELVTVSATAQPARVLRRSNAVSSTSVPSGLSLAASNALRGTGGMAGNSAAPDVAGWKRSHEIEEIGRLDKVVESQKAMIEEQRVKIKFWADELQKQQEIVRLLTQESSASPGKLSVPLPQEPKAVDVGPSRAPETAPTKTPTKTPTRPGHVRNALSMFDSPGTPVAPLRGATLARSHIPPTFTAKNLSLPSLPTPLPMHSGQQSNALRKTRRITIDHDMNRLEENSRVNQIKGVFDSPTKEEAGKSNENRTSSRTGSSRTQVDIPRRRF, encoded by the exons ATGGCACCAAAGCTCACGCCATCATCCTCAACAAGCTCCTTCGAACGCTCAAACTCGTCCCCCTCACTAGCCCGCGTAGGCCTAGAACACAGGCTACCATCCACGGGCCTGATGGCACCCGCCACCCCcgagccgcggcgggcgtcgctCAAGCGCGcccgcgaggcggcgacaacGCCAGCACGCACTGGCGAGATCGAGTCCAACGCCTCGGGCGCGGACAGCGATGACGAGGTGCTCAGCGTCGTCAGATcctcgcgtgcgcgcgccgccaagacCCCCCGCGTCAAAGACGCCGTCGCTacaccgacgccgaagcGCAAGATTGTCAACGCTATCGATGTTGTgccgccccgctcgacaAAGAAGCCATCACTCCAGGACCGCCTGAatgccgcggccgccaaaACAACCACACGGACGTCGACACCGGTCGCTGCCCGTGTTTCTGCAGTACCTCCGGTTCCCCGCCTCTCGACGCTCGCTACTGGCTCCTCGGTCGGCACGCCGAGTCGCAGCTACGACAATGAGAGAAGCGACAAGGTCGTTGTTTGTGTCCG TATCAAGCCGACGTCGAACCCATTCGCCACCACGGCGTATGACCTCTCTCCGACGTCACTGACGCTGTccgacacccaccccaacGTTATACGCCGAGGTGGCAAGGCCGGGCGTGAGGCCGAGTACACTTACATGTTTG ACACGCTCATCAACTACCCTACTCGTACACCGGAGCTCTACGATGCCAAGGTCGCCCCGATGGTCCAGAAGGCCATGAATGGCTTCAATAGCACTGTGTTTGCGTACGGCCAGACTGGTAGTGGCAAGTCGCACACAATG TCTGGAACTCGCTCAGAGCTCGGCATCATCCCCTGCGCTATCGACGGCATTTTTGATGCCATCACAGCC GACTGCGACCGTGCGTTCCTGCTCCGCGTCTCGTACATCGAGATCTACAACGAGACGCTCCGCGATCTCCTGAACAACAAGCCGGGCAACCTGCCTGAAAACGAGAAGCCAACGATCCACAccaacaagggcaaggtTTATGTCGAGCCCTTGGTCGAGGCCATCGTTTCGACTCCTCAAGATGTTGTAGACCTTCTGGAGCGGGGCAACATCAACCGCAAGACCGGTGCAACGGACTGGGTATGTCAAGCTGATTTCCGTGGCGAAGAAGAAGCTGACCTGTCACAGAATGAGCGCTCCTCCCGATCCCACGCCGTCTTCACCATTGTGATCGAGTCTCGGCCACGCGACGGTGATGGTCACGACGAGGTCCGAGTCTCTCGCCTCACTCTGATCGTGAGTGCACCCCATGAGGATGTTCCTAACATGCCACAGGACCTTGCTGGTTCAGAGAAGGCCGTGTCCGATGttgagcgccgaggcgagggcaAACACATCAACCAGAG TCTTCTGGCACTCCGCGAAGTTGTCCACAAGCTCACCGAGAAGGGGAAGCGCGGCCACGTCCCATACCGCAACTCCAAGctcacccacctcctcgagaATGTTCTTGGTGGTGACTCTAACATCTGCGTCATCTGCAC AATGTCAGCCGATGAGGCCCACTGTGCGGAGACGCTAGAGACACTGAAGTTTGCTGGGCGTTGTTCCCAGGTTGAGACCAAGGCGCAGAAGAACATT CTGCTTAACTCGGACCTCGCTGTCATCCGGGCGAAGGACATAGAGATTGCGGAGCTGAGGCGTCAGCTCGAGCAATTGGCGGCTAGCCATGAACCTCAGAGACCAACAGAGGAGATCGCAGAGGTATGCTTGCTTTCCTCCTACATCCAGTGCAGTCCTAACGCCCACCAGCTGGCTGAATCGGTTGCTTCTATGGAAGCTCGCAAGGTCAAGCTCACCGAGCAACTCGCCAAGTTGAACGGCGAGATCCTGACCTCTGAGCTTCCTCGCACAATGACTGGGTTACCGACCTCGCCTCCACGCAAGAAGCGGCCTAGGATCAGCGACTTCACCTCCCTCACCAGCGCTGCTCTTGGCATTGGACTCGGTACTCCTACCAAGACTCCtgtcgtcgaccgacgcgccgtcAGCACCATGGTTCGCGTCGTAGAGGACTCTGAGACCGACGCACAGTCGGCCATTATTGAGAACTTAGACCCAGCAAAG CGATTCGAGGACGACGTGACTATTGCATCACTGCGccgcaccctcgccaccaagGAGACCGAGATTGAGAAGCAAACCGAGTtgctcgaggccgcgtcCGCCGACGCGGCTGAGCTTCCTGGCGTCAAGTCCcggctcgaggagctcaaaTCTACACTGGCGACTGTGCAAGAGGACCATACCACTCAGTTGCACGACGCTCAACGGGAGCTCGAGTCCACCAGGGCggagctcgctcgcaccgTGGCCGACAAGGCAGCCCAGATTGAGGCCCTTGAGACTAGCGTGCTGGACCTGCGCAAGTCACGCGAGGAGCTTGTCATCGAGGACCAGCAACATCTTgacaaggagcgcgagaagcATGCCGCTGAACTGGAGAAGCTTCGCGAGCAGCACAAGGGCGAGATCACGAACATCAAGACAGCTATCAGAACTCTGAGAGGCCAGGCCGACGAACATGCGAGCCGCGTCACCACACTGGAAGCCAGCAACGCCGACTTGTCAAAGTCGCTGGCGACGGTTGAGAAGGACCGCGACTCGGCCATGTCCGATCACGCaatcgcgcgccgcgacgctgaGAAGGCCGCTTCGGACCTCGACAGCTTTCAGAAGGCAGCGATTGGCCGCGAGTCGGAAGTTGTCGCGGGGCTGCGCAAGGAGGTCTCGGCGGAGCGCGAAGCAAGGGATGCGACTGAAAAGTCACTTGTCGACGAACGTGAGGCCCGATCCTCTGCCGAAGCCCAGCTCAAGAAGGAGCAAGAATCTCGCAAGGCACTCGTGGTGGACCTGGACCAGCTGCGTGCTTCGTCCGCGAAaaccgacgccgacctgaAGGAGGCGCAGTCTAGCCACGAGAAGATCAAATCCGACCGTGAAGAGGCACAGAAGCAGACTGAAGCCCTCGAGGCTGCTCTGAAGAAGGCGAACGACCGCTTCGGAGCTACTGAGAAGGAGAAGTCGGCTGTGGAGGCACGCCTGGCTGAGGAGGTCAAAGCCAAGGAGGCTGCTCTTGCCTCGGCAAAGGAGGCCGCCTCAACATCAGAAGCGATTCGCAAGGAGCTTGCCGACAAGCTGAGCAGCGTCACAACCGAGAGGGACCAGCACCTTGCCACTTCAAAGCAACTTACGGACGAGGCAGCCAAGGttcagcagcagctcgacgacgccaagcggGCCCACAGCGACGTTACTCGCGATGTCGAGGCCCTCCGTGCTGGAGCCAGTGTGGCGGACTCTGTTCGCGCGGACCTCGATAACCACCGCTCTCTTCTCGCCAAGGAAcaggaggccaagaaggtgCTGGCCGACGACCACTCGAAGGTCACCGCCCAGGTGGACACCGTCACCAAGGAGCTCGATAGGATGAAGTCGGCGCTTCAGACTGAGAAGACAGCGCACGCCGAGACGTCTGCcaagcttgccgaggccCTGCAACGCATCGCGGAGCTTGAGAAGGAGCTGGGctcggccaaggcggcgacTTCAGAGCTTAGCACAAAGTTCGAGTCAACTCAAGCTTCTGCTCTTGCGGCCGACAAGGCTCACAGTGCTGCAACCGCATCGAGCGTGGAGAAGCACAAGGCGGAGGTTGAATCCGTGCGGAaagaggtcgaggccgagaagaaggctcGCGTCGATGCCGAAGCCCAACTCAAGGACCTCAAATCTGCCTCGACCACTGCGGCCGGTGAAGTTgccaagcagctcgccgaggcccgTGCTGCTCTCGACGAGAGCAAGCGTGCGAACGCCGACCTTGCCAGCGCATTAGACTCCCAGAAGAAGGCTCACGAAACGGCAGCCGGCTCGACCGCAGAGTCTCACGCCACACTGGTCAAGGACCTTCGCGCGAAGTTTGAGCAGGAGAAGGGCCTTCGTTCCACCGCTGAGGCTGAGGTAaagacggcagcggcgacccACTCCAAGGCTCTCGAGGAGGTGTCGACTGCCCTCGCTGCGGAGAAGGCCCTGCGTGCGACAGCTGAGGCCAACGCCAAGAAGATTGCTGCTACGAGTGAGGGGTCGGCCTCGCAGCTCCAGGCCACCGGTGCCGAGCTCTCAAAGATCCAGGCGGAGCTCGAGACACTGGCTTCGACTCTGGCTTCAGAGCAGGCTCGCACAACGGAGGCCGAGGCAACGATTGTCCAGTTACGGGCACAGATTGCCCTCCTGCAAAAGGATCTCGACCTCAAGCAGACCGAGCTGGCTGCTATCCAGGCTCGCTCGGACCGCCTCGCTGCTGAACTCGTGACGGTTTCCGCAACGGCCCAGCCCGCCCGGGTACTCCGACGCAGCAATGCCGTCTCCTCCACATCGGTTCCCAGCGGCCTATCACTCGCGGCGTCGAATGCGCTCCGTGGTACCGGTGGCATGGCTGGCAACTCGGCCGCTCCAGACGTCGCCGGATGGAAGCGCTCGCACGAGATTGAGGAGATTGGCCGTCTTGACAAGGTTGTCGAGTCGCAGAAGGCAATGATCGAGGAGCAGAGGGTCAAGATCAAGTTctgggccgacgagctccagAAGCAGCAGGAGATTGTGCGCCTCTTGACCCAGGAGAGCAGTGCGTCACCAGGCAAGCTATCGGTACCTCTGCCTCAGGAGCCAAAGGCTGTCGACGTTGGTCCATCGCGAGCACCCGAGACAGCACCGACCAAGACGCCCAcgaagacgccgacgaggccaggACACGTCCGCAACGCATTATCCATGTTTGACAGCCCTGGCACGCCGGTGGCTCCTCTACGTGGTGCAACTCTGGCCCGCAGCCACATCCCGCCGACGTTTACGGCCAAGAACTTATCGCTGCCCTCTCtccccacgccgctgccgatgCACAGTGGGCAGCAGTCGAACGCGTTACGCAAGACACGGCGCATCACGATCGACCACGACATGAACCGCTTGGAGG AGAACAGCCGAGTGAACCAGATCAAGGGAGTGTTTGACTCGCCGACAAAGGAGGAGGCCGGAAAGTCCAACGAGAaccgcacctcgtcgcgcacgggCTCATCCCGCACCCAGGTCGACATCCCCCGCCGTCGTTTTTAA